The following proteins are co-located in the SAR202 cluster bacterium genome:
- a CDS encoding Lrp/AsnC family transcriptional regulator: MDKLDSKIIDILKKDGRASNAGIAREVGVSEGTVRRRLKRLVQEEYIQVVAIPDPSKMGLDSRALVGIQVDPDKFDMVADKVMQLPEVNWVAVTTGSFDVFAWVTLENAEALGVFLRSKIGTIPGVRRTETFVNLGNKKRGSGVVI; the protein is encoded by the coding sequence ATGGACAAACTAGACAGCAAGATCATCGATATACTCAAGAAGGATGGACGCGCCTCCAACGCGGGCATCGCCCGCGAGGTTGGCGTTAGCGAGGGCACGGTGCGGCGCCGCCTCAAACGGCTGGTGCAGGAGGAGTACATCCAGGTCGTCGCGATACCCGACCCATCCAAGATGGGACTGGACTCCCGCGCGCTCGTCGGCATCCAGGTAGACCCGGACAAGTTCGACATGGTGGCCGACAAGGTCATGCAGCTTCCCGAAGTGAACTGGGTTGCCGTGACCACCGGCTCATTCGACGTCTTCGCATGGGTAACTCTTGAGAACGCGGAGGCGCTCGGCGTCTTTCTGCGCTCCAAGATCGGCACAATCCCCGGCGTCCGCCGCACCGAGACGTTCGTGAACCTCGGCAACAAGAAGCGCGGCAGCGGTGTGGTCATCTAG